The Chlorocebus sabaeus isolate Y175 chromosome 9, mChlSab1.0.hap1, whole genome shotgun sequence genome includes a window with the following:
- the FAM24A gene encoding protein FAM24A, with amino-acid sequence CGNGGHVLLRCTFSLGVAKMFDLRTKIMIGIGSSLLVAAMVLLIVVLCLYVKVAKALKAAKDPDAMAVKHHSPDKVWWAKNSQAKATTMESYPSLQCCEGCRMYGSFDALPPCCCDTDEGL; translated from the exons TGTGGGAACGGAGGCCATGTTCTGCTTCGCTGCACTTTCTCCCTAGGCGTGGCAAAGATGTTTGATCTCAGGACGAAGATCATGATCGGCATTGGAAGCAGCTTACTGGTTGCCGCGATGGTTCTCCTAATTGTTGTGCTCTGTCTTTACGTCAAAGTAGCCAAGGCACTAAA AGCTGCAAAGGACCCTGATGCTATGGCTGTAAAACATCACAGCCCAGACAAGGTGTGGTGGGCCAAGAACAGCCAGGCCAAAGCCACCACCATGGAGTCGTATCCGTCTCTCCAGTGCTGTGAAGGATGTAGAATGTATGGCAGTTTTGATGCCCTGCCACCTTGCTGTTGTGACACAGATGAGGGCCTCTGA